Below is a window of Procambarus clarkii isolate CNS0578487 chromosome 43, FALCON_Pclarkii_2.0, whole genome shotgun sequence DNA.
aacagaagagtaaggagagacatgataaccacctacaaaattctcagaggaattgacagggtcgacaaagacaaactcttcagcactagtgggacacgaacaaggggacacaggtggaaacttagtacccagatgagccatagagacgtcagaaagaattttttcagtgtcagagtagttaacatatagaatgcattaagtagtattgtggtggaggctgactccatacacagtttcaagtgtagatatgatagagcccagtaggctcaggaatctgtacaccagttgattgacagttgagaggcgagaccaaagagccaaagctcaaccccctcaagcacaaataggtgagtacaaataggtgagtacacacaggattAAAATGGAACCTGTATTGATGCATAATAaactttgtttttgtttgaaataTTTGTTTAGCTGCTCTAATCTTCAAGTTTAAGTTCATGAAAATTCTTTGCTTTGATGGTCTCAGAGGTGGATAAAAGTTTgcatatttacctaaatttacctgaaaactgaATTCTCTAGTGGTCTCGAAGGCTTTTCAAAGATACCCTTCAATGTTCCTGAGTTTTTTTCCCAGCAGAACTTTAAACTGAATTATTATCTTGTTATTCAGGgcttctacgggctcaccatagcccgtgctacttggaactttttgttccaagtagcgaatcttaacaacaacaatcagggctttggcgggtaggcggttccatgggtttattatCATATGTGTGTGGGAAAAgtctctcctgttttctgtcactTTATAAGGATTACGAATCGATGTGTTGTATTAACTTATTGATGAATTCAAATAAAATTCAGAAACTTGATTCATAAGTGATTGAATTTATAAATGAGGTAAATAATGTACTGTAATTATGTGCAAACTAAAAGAAAGTCATAATGACagtatttacctgagggccgTAATGTCTCTCTATtggtctcgacgaggacaggaagtcggcggcttgtaatcattataattatctgCTATTTGATCTAGATTTAGATTAAAAGCTACAAAAATTATTACAGTTGGGGCTGGAGCGAACAGGGGGGGTTAATTACAGTCatagaaaaaaaataatttgttgtCACTTGGCAAAAACTTATTTTGAGGTCGTCTGGCAATGATaaatcatgaacaaatccacaagggccatgataagGGCTCGAACTTACACCCGAGATGATCCTaaacgctgccttagtcgactaggccacgacatggtaaaagaattacaACCGGGAATTCCACTGAATATACACAGAtcgtgcagcctctccgagacacaaaccagagttttatacaattccccccatgcactcgggctctgctaacaagctgttctacctcttcattacacacagaaatcacaattataACTTCAGGTATAAATCGTGAAGTTTGTTTTACTaagttatacaatttatactAAACAACTTCAATTTTGTTTGCTAACTCTAACCACTACTAACGAAAGTAATGGTGTGAGGTATTTTTTAATGACGATAATCGCTCTATAAACCAGACTAAGCGATTTCTCGCGAACAGAAGTGacaacacattctcttgtgcctgatGGAGGCGATTGTCGATATAAGTGCACACAATTAGATGAGCTGGAGTGCACTATTACGAGCACAATTCACAATTACGAGCccagtgggcaaaatatgatccagtaACATTTAGTCAACGTTGGATCGAGTTTCTCAACATTTAAGAACTGTTAGATTAATGTTTTTTAACGTCTAAACATTGCTATATTGATCATATAAATGGTAGGTTAACGTTTTCAATGTTTAATCAACGTTAGATTAGCGTTTTCAACGTTTAATCAATGCTGGATTAACGTTCTTAACTTTTTATTAACGTTGAACTAAAGTTTTTAACGTTTAATAGAGTTTCGAATGCTTATTCATTTGTCAGTGGATTGTGATTGTGTCCTACAATGTCTCCCATAAGAAAATGCTTCACTAATTGCTATTGTTTTTAACATTCAAAGAACTCTAATAATGTTCCCACAACATTAATTACATTCCCACAACATTAGTAACGTTCCTAAAGCAATGATAATGTTCTCACAACATTAGTAACATTCCCACAACATTAATTACATTCCCACAACATTAGTAACGTTCCTACAGCAATGATAATGTTCCCACAACATTAGTAACATTCCCACAACATTAGTAACGTTCCTAAAGCAATGATAATGTTCTCACAACATTAGTAACATTCCCAAAACATTAAGAACGTTTAGCAAATCTTTTGGAGCAATGCAGTGACTCGAATCAGAGTTGGGTACTCACAGCTGAacaccttacccccccccccccctagtaccaCAACATGATATAAGTTATACAAGACATGATATAAGTTATACAAGACATGATTTAAGTTATACAAGACATGATATATGTTATACAcctgtgggattccactgaatctcACAGGTGTACGGCTGGTATAGTCTCCAGGTCGATGGTTTGAGTTACCTCATTGCtccattatattttttttattgatatatatcATATTAGTGTGATTTCTTTTGTATTAATAACGTTCCTACCCCATTAGTAACGTTCCCACAACGTTATGTGGGAATGTTGTGGTTACATCAACATCAGTTCCAAAAGGTTTTTTCTGGTCTCCAGCTTGTATGCAACCCGGGAGACTGTCACGGTGAGTGAGGAGACCGTCATTGTGACTGGGGTAGAGACTATCACTGTGGCTGCGGAGACCATCACGGTGACTGCGGAGACATCACGATGGCTGCGGAGACCATCACGGTGACTGCGGAGACCATCACGGTGACTGCGGAGACCATCACGGTGGCTGCAGGGAGACCGTCACGGTGGCTGCGACCATTGTGGTGACTGCGGAGACCATCACAATGGCTGTGGAGACCATCACGGTGACTGCGGAGACCATCACGGTGGCTGCAGAGACCATCACGGTGACTGCGGAGACATCACGATGGCTGCGGAGACCATCACGGTGACTGCGGAGACCATCACGGTGGCTGCGGAGACCATCACGGTGACTGCGGAGACCATCACGGTGACTGCGGAGACCATCACGGTGGCTGCGGAGACCATCACGGTGGCTGCGGAGACCATCACGGTGGCTGCAGAGACCATCACGGTGGCTGCGGAGACCATCACGGTGACTGCGGAGATCATCACGGTGACTGCGGAGACCATCACGGTGGCTGCGGAGACCATCACGGTGACTGCGGAGACCATCACGGTGACTGCGGAGACCATCACGGTGACTGCGGAGACCATCATGGTGACTGAGGAGACCATCACGGTGGCTGCGGAGACCATCACGGTGACTGCGGAGACCATCACGGTGGCTGCGGAGACCATCACGGTGGCTGCGGAGACCATCACGGTGGCTGCGGAGACCATCACGGTGACTGCGGAGACCATCACGGTGACTGCGGAGACCATCACGGTGGCTGCGGAGACCATCACGGTTACTGCGGAGACCATCACGGTGGCTGCGGAGACATCACGGTAGTCGGGGAAGCAACAACACGCCACCTGGGGGCAAGAGCCACAAGCTCGACGGGAAGCAAATTACCACGTAACGCAAATTACAATACATCAAGTGTGACAAATAAATACATCTCtctgatatttttttttagttcGCATCATACATCATTCAGTGCAACTAGTTGTTCATCATGTTGAAGAGATGCAATATATTTCTCACTGAAAGTGTTTGTATATATGTAACtggctctctctcctcctccttccctctcctgtcTCTTTTACAGTCTCTCCAGAAGCCGATAATTCTTAAAGGCTGGCATTGAGACCGATCtcatgctctaaggtgaagaggtcttcaccttagagcaaggagaaatcccagagataagagagggagtagctaaccaggaaccactggaagagtttgagattaccagcggggaagtaaggaagtgtttactagagttggatgtgacaaaggctataggcccagatggaatctccccttggatattaaaggaagtagcagaagaactgtgcctcccactctccatagtgtataacaaatcactggcaacaggggaactgccagaaatttggaaagcagctaacgtagtcccgatatacaagaaaggggatagacaggaggcactgaattacaggccagtgttccaaacctgcataccatgcaagcaacatggattcagggatggcaggtcctgcctcacagggttacttgaattctacgaccaggcaacaaaaataaggctagaaagagaagggtgggcagactgcatatttttggattgtcagaaagtctttgatacaataccacacaagaggctagtgaaaaagctggagatgcaggctggagtgaaagggaaggtactccgttggatacaggaatacctaagcaacaggagacaacgagtcagtgtgaggggtgaggtctcagattggcgagacgttacgagtggagtcccgcaggggtcagtccttggacctatactgtttctgatatatgtaaatgatctcccagagggtatagaatcgtttctctcaatgtttgtcgatgatgcaaaaattatgaggaggattgaaactgaggacgatagtaggaggctacaagatgacctagatagactgagtgaatgatccaacaaatggctgttgaagttcaacccgagtaaatgcaaagtaatgaaactaggcagtggaaataggaggccagacacaggatacagaataggagatgaagtacttaatgaaacgaacagagagaaagatctaggagttgatatcacaccaaacctgtctcctgaagcccacattaaatgaataacgtctgcggcatatgcgaggctggctaacatcagaacagcgttcaggaacctgtgtaaggaatcattcagaatcttgtataccacatatgtaagaccaatcctggagtatgcggtcccagcatggagcccgtaccttgtcaagcacaaaacgaagctggaaaaagtccaaaggtatgccactagactagtcccagaactaagaggcatgagttacgaggaaaggctgcgggaaatgcaccttacgacactggaagacagaagagtaaggggagacatgatcacaacctacaaaatcctcagaggaatcgaccgggtaaacaaggataaactattcaacactggtgggacgcgaacaaggggacacaggtggaaactgagtacccacatgagccacagagacgttagaagaaactttttcagtgccagagtagttaacggatggaatgcattaggcagtgatgtggtggaggctgacttcatacacagttttaaatgtagatatgatagagcccagtaggctcaggaatctgtacaccagttgattgacagttgagaggcgggatcaaagagccaaagctcaacccccgcaagcacaaataggtgagtacacacacacacactcacacacctaatACCCCtattacggttgagaggcgggaccaaagagccagagctcaacccccgcaagcacaattaggtgagtattaatatccctattattcatttgggaggtgaaattcttcaaaagtcagagaaagaaaaagacttggggttgatatcacccaAGACCtatcgccagacctgtctcctgcagcacacatcaaaaggataacatcagcggcatatgccaggctggccaacatacgaacggcattcagaaacttgtgtaaggaatcattcagaactttgtataccacatatgtcaggccaatcctggagtatgcagccccagcatggagtccatatctagtcaaggataagactaaactggaaaaggtttaaaggtttgccaccagactagtacccgagctgagagctatgagctacgaggagagactacgggaattaaacctcacgtcactgggagacagaagagttagggaggacatgatcacaacattcaagggaattgatagggtagataaagacaggctatttaacacaaggggcacacgcactaggggatacaggtggaaactgagtgcccaaatgagccacagagatattagaaagaacttttttagtgtctgagtggttgacaaatggaatgcattaggaagtgatgtggtggaggctgactccatacacagtttcaagtgtagatatgatagagcccaataggctcaggaacctgtacacctgttgattgacggttgagaggcgggaccaaagagccagagctcaacccccgcaaacacaactaggtgagtacaactaggtgagtacgtacacacacacacacacacacacacacacacacacacacacacacacacacacacacacgcaagaccaaagagccagagctcaacccccgcaagcacaattaggtgagtacacacacacacacattcatcttGATCAATTATACTGTTATTCCCAGATACAAAGAGCTCTGTGGATGCATTGTAGTGGACAGGTGGTAATGGTCATGCTCCGTGCTTCTCCCCCCCGCCACACTCCTTTACATCACACACACCTGAAGTCAACCAATTAAAATTCCCCTCACATGTTGGCTGCCTCCGCTAACACCGCGCAGAACGCCGTAACAGATCAAATAATCTTAACGCTTcgtgaaaaccccgccccacaacaTCTGAAATTTCCAAATTTGGTGGCatccatcttcattacacaccTGCGTGAGTGAGACATTTTCCAATTTGACAATTGAAATAGATTTAGTGTGATTTAGATTAAGAGAGACGGAACGTATTACTCTTATTGGCGGATTACACACTCGGTCTCTTTGATGCAGGGATGTCTGGTCCTCTGAGCCGGGATTTATGAAGCACTTACGTGTTTTGTTGCGAGATCTGGACATCTTACGTGTTCTCTTGCGAGACCTGGACAGCTTACGTGTTCTCTTACGAGATCTGGACATCTTACGTGTCCACTTGCGAGACCTGGACATCTTACGTGTCCACTTACGAGACCTGGACATCTTACCTGTCCACTTACGAGACCTGTACATCTTACCTGTCCACTTACGAGACCTGTACATCTTACCTGTCCACTTACGAGACCTGGACATCTTACCTGTCCACTTACGAGACCTGGACATCTTACCTGTCCACTTACGAGACCTGTACATCTTACCTGTCCACTTACGAGACCTGGACATTTTACCTGTCCACTTACGAGACCTGGACATCTTACCTGTCCACTTACGAGACCTGGACATCTTACCTGTCCACTTACGAGACCTGTACATCTTACCTGTCCACTTACGAGACCTGGACATCTTACCTGTCCACTTACGAGACCTGGACATCTTACCTGTCCACTTACGAGACCTGGACATCTTACCTGTCCACTTACGAGACCTGGACATCTTACCTGTCCACTTACGAGACCTGGACATCTTACCTGTCCACTTACGAGACCTGGACATCTTACCTGTCCACTTACGAGATCTGGACATCTTACCTGTCCACTTACGAGATCTGGACATCTTACCTGTCCACTTACGAGATCTGGACATCTTACTAGTGGACACGTAAAAAGTCAAtaccctcaatacaggtaaaaagaaagacacgacaatgggaaacatgaTAAAAGTTACGGGCAGatccgatcattgttgcaagtcaaacacttctctgAATTCCTCCGAAGTGGGActcgtgcccaagacgcaacaggcattccccctctgaatcgcgacactgaggcgctggaacaagaaacttttcgctctctggtcttttgtagagcCGATCAATTTGtctcccaattccttcaggaacttcaatgcacattttcccagacctctgtatttaatggttatatatatatatatatatatatatatatatatatatatatatatatatatatatatatatatatatatatatatatatatatatatatatatatatatatatatatatatatatatatatgcaattgacgatcacaaaacactgatcattttatgcggaaaatccacagagaaatatgaaatgaggtgaacgtttcggctttgttaaagcctttgtcaacaccagactgactagtcagtctggtgttgacaaaggctttaacaaagccgaaacgttcacctcatttcatatttctctgtggattttccgcatatatatatatatatatatatatatatatatatatatatatatatatatatatataaatatatatatatatatatatatatatatatatatatatatatatatatatatatatatatatatatatactaatttcAGTTAAAGCTAATGTAGAAATATGACCcaaactatcctaacctacctaacctaacctaacctagtacaCTAACctctcctcctgtttagataatacTTTATGTGACTATGTCGaccataatacatatatatatattgacgtaatggacaattagatagtaaAATTTGGTACTATTATATTTATAAAGCCCGAAAAAATATATAGCTAAAAGCTAaacctaaatattcctaggcctggtATAgcgcatatatgtactatattgtaCCCTAGATAGCGGgtattagggttaggttaggttaggttaggtaaggttaggttaggtaaggttaggttaggttaggatttaTAAGCACCATAAATACAagaccttttccggtttgtccgaaTTCTATAGTACCAAGTTCGACTTTCTAATCATCCCctctacgtcaatatatgtacggtgGCACACATCGTTACTACATATACTACCTTAACAGGAGGATGAGCTGTGTACACATGTATCGTGTGACGTAGTTACCTTATACTCCCGTTACCTTATACTCTTAGTCACCGTATACTCCTATACTCCAGGCACCTCATATACTAGTAAATCTTTATATAATCTCTGGTGAAGGTTCTATCCTGTGTGTGTGAGCAAGGTAGAAGAGAAGTAACGTGTTAATCATTGTAAAAAATAGCCAGCGATAGATGTGCAATAgactgtagaggaggagggtggtcgaCCCCCCTTCAGGTGCAATTGActatagaggaggagggtggtcgaccccccttcaggtgcaatagactatagaggaggagggtggtcgaCCCCCCTTCAGGTGCAATTGActatagaggaggagggtggtcgaccccccttcaggtgcaatagactatagaggaggagggtggtcgaccccccttcaggtgcaatagactatagaggaggagggtggtcgaccccccttcaggtgcaatgactatagaggaggagggtggtcgaccccccttcaggtggcaatagactatagaggaggagggtggtcgaccccccttcaggtgcaatagactatagaggaggagggtggtcgaccccccttcaggtgcaatagactatagaggaggagggtggtcgaccccccttcaggtgcaatagactatagaggaggagggtggtcgaCCCCCCTTCAGGTGCAATAGACTATAGAGGAGGAGGGGTCGACCCCCCTCAGGTGCAATAGActatagaggaggagggtggtcgaccccccttcaggtgcaatagactatagaggaggagggtggtcgaccccccttcaggtgcaatagactatagaggaggagggtggtcgaccccccttcaggtgcaatagactatagaggaggagggtggtcgaccccccttcaggtgcaatagactatagaggaggagggtggtcgaccccccttcaggtgcaatagactatagaggaggagggtggtcgaccccccttcaggtgcaatagactatagaggaggagggtggtcgaccccccttcaggtgcaatagactatagaggaggagggtggtcgaccccccttcaggtgcaatagactatagaggagggagggtggtcgaccccccttcaggtgcaatagactatagaggaggagggtggtcgaccccccttcaggtgcaatagactatagaggaggagggtggtcgaccccccttcaggtgcaatagactatagaggaggagggtggtcgaccccccttcaggtgcaatagacctatagaggaggagggtggtcgaccccccttcaggtgcaatagactatagaggaggagggtggtcgaccccccttcaggtgcaatagactatagaggaggagggtggtcgaccccccttcaggtgcaatagactatagaggaggagggtggtcgaccccccttcaggtgcaatagactatagaggaggagggtggtcgaAAAAAAAAACACCCCCTTCAGGTGCAATAGActatagaggaggagggtggtcgaccccccttcaggtgcaatagactatagaggaggagggtggtcgaccccccttcaggtgcaatagactatagaggaggagggtggtcgaccccccttcaggtgcaatagactatagaggaggagggtggtcgaccccccttcaggtgcaatagactatagaggaggagggtggtcgaccccccttcaggtgcaatagactatagaggaggagggtggtcgaccccccttcaggtgcaatagactatagaggaggagggtggtcgaccccccttcaggtgcaatagactatagaggaggagggtggtcgaccccccttcaggtgcaatagactatagaggaggagggtggtcgaccccccttcaggtgcaatagactatagaggaggagggtggtcgaccccccttcaggtgcaatagactatagaggaggagggtggtcgaccccccttcaggtgcaatagactatagaggaggagggtggtcgaccccccttcaggtgcaatagactatagaggaggagggtggtcgaccccccttcaggtgcaatagactatagaggaggagggtggtcgaccccccttcaggtgcaatagactatagaggaggagggtggtcgaccccccttcaggtgcaatagactatagaggaggagggtggtcgaccccccttcaggtgcaatagactatagaggaggagggtggtcgaccccccttcaggtgcaatagactatagaggaggagggtggtcgaccccccttcaggtgcaatagactatagaggaggagggtggtcgaccccccttcaggtgcaatagactatagaggaggagggtggtcgaccccccttcaggtgcaatagactatagaggaggagggtggtcgaccccccttcaggtgcaatagactatagaggaggagggtggtcgaccccccttcaggtgcaatagactatagaggaggagggtggtcgaccccccttcaggtgcaatagactatagaggaggagggtggtcgaccccccttcaggtgcaatagactatagaggaggagggtggtcgaccccccttcaggtgcaatagactatagaggaggagggtggtcgaccccccttcaggtgcaatagactatagaggaggagggtggtcgaccccccttcaggtgcaatagactatagaggaggagggtggtcgaccccccttcaggtgcaatagactatagaggaggagggtggtcgaccccccttcaggtgcaatagactatagaggaggagggtggtcgaccccccttcaggtgcaatagactatagaggaggagggtggtcgaccccccttcaggtgcaatagactatagaggaggagggtggtcgaccccccttcaggtgcaatagactatagaggaggagggtggtcgaccccccttcaggtgcaatagactatagaggaggagggtggtcgaccccccttcaggtgcaatagactatagaggaggagggtggtcgaccccccttcaggtgcaatagactatagaggaggagggtggtcgaccccccttcaggtgcaatagactatagaggaggagggtggtcgaccccccttcaggtgcaatagactatagaggaggagggtggtcgaccccccttcaggtgcaatagactatagaggaggagggtggtcgaccccccttcaggtgcaatagactatagaggaggagggtggtcgaccccccttcaggtgcaatagactatagaggaggagggtggtcgaccccccttcaggtgcaatagactatagaggaggagggtggtcgaccccccttcaggtgcaatagactatagaggaggagggtggtcgaccccccttcaggtgcaatagactatagaggaggagggtggtcgaccccccttcaggtgcaatagactatagaggaggagggtggtcgaccccccttcaggtgcaatagactatagaggaggaggtggtcgaccccccttcaggtgcaatagactatagaggaggagggtggtcgaccccccttcaggtgcaatagactatagaggaggagggtggtcgaccccccttcaggtgcaatagactatagaggaggagggtggtcgaccccccttcaggtgcaatagactatagaggaggagggtggtcgaccccccttcaggtgcaataggactatagaggaggagggtggtcgaccccccttcaggtgcaatagactatagaggaggagggtggtcgaccccccttcaggtgcaataggactatagaggaggagggtggtcgaCCCCCCTTTAGGTGCAATAGActatagaggaggagggtggtcgaccccccttcaggtgcaatagactatagaggaggagggtggtcgaccccccttcaggtgcaatagactatagaggaggagggtggtcgaaccccccttcaggtgcaatagactatagaggaggagggtggtcgaccccccttcaggtgcaatagactatagaggaggagggtggtcgaccccccttcaggtgcaatagactatagaggaggagggtggtcgaccccccttcaggtgcaatagactatagaggaggagggtggtcgacccccccttcaggtgcaatagactatagaggaggagggtggtcgaccccccttcaggtgcaatagactatagaggaggagggtggtcgaccccccttcaggtgcaatagactatagaggaggagggtggtcgaccccccttcaggtgcaatagactatagaggaggagggtggtcgaccccccttcaggtgcaatagactatagaggaggagggtggtcgaccccccttcaggtgcaatagactatagaggaggagggtggtcgaccccccttcaggtgcaatagactatagaggaggagggtggtcgacccccccttcaggtgcaatagactatagaggaggagggtggtcgaccccccttcaggtgcaatagactatagaggaggagggtggtcgaccccccttcaggtgcaatagactatagaggaggagggtggtcgaccccccttcaggtgcaatagactatagaggaggagggtggtcgaccccccttcaggtgcaatagactatagaggaggagggtggtcgaccccccttcaggtgcaatagactatagaggaggagggtggtcgaccccccttcaggtgcaatagactatagaggaggagggtggtcgaccccccttcaggtgcaatagactatagaggaggagggtggtcgaccccccttcaggtgcaatagactatagaggaggagggtggtcgaccccccttcaggtgcaatagactatagaggaggagggtggtcgaccccccttcaggtgcaatagactatagaggaggagggtggtcgaccccccttcaggtgcaatagactatagaggaggagggtggtcgaCCCCCCTTCAGGTGCAAT
It encodes the following:
- the LOC123750367 gene encoding uncharacterized protein, encoding MAAETITVTAETITVAAETITVTAETITVTAETITVAAETITVAAETITVAAETITVAAETITVTAEIITVTAETITVAAETITVTAETITVTAETITVTAETIMVTEETITVAAETITVTAETITVAAETITVAAETITVAAETITVTAETITVTAETITVAAETITVTAETITVAAETSR